A section of the Quercus lobata isolate SW786 unplaced genomic scaffold, ValleyOak3.0 Primary Assembly Scq3eQI_100, whole genome shotgun sequence genome encodes:
- the LOC115972925 gene encoding uncharacterized protein LOC115972925, whose protein sequence is MSFSCGLECVVLIGCSRWAWKRCTYIGSDDSATWPTATPDEFDPIPRICRIILAVYESDLRNPQWAPSGGYRLNPDWVIKRVTYEQTQGQAPPYLIYCDQEHRQIVLAIRGLNLVKESDYKTLLDNRLGKQMFDGGYVHHGLLKSAVWLLNEESETLKRLWVENGSEYEMVFAGHSLGSGVAALLTVIVVNHRDRLGGVPREMIRCYSVAPARCMSLNLAVKYADVIYSVVLQDDFLPRTPTPLEDIFKSVFCLPCLLFLVCLRDTFIPENKKLGDPRRLYAPGRMYHIVERKFCRCGRFPPEVRTAIPVDGRFEHIVLSCNATSDHGIVWIEREAEKALQRMRESSSETLTTPPKVQKLERLQTIEIEHKNALERAVSLNIPHAVINPEEVPSHENGPEPSESHSEDALETKSVPISGTSNWDEVVEKLFNKDESGELHLKSEAKALK, encoded by the exons ATGTCGTTCTCGTGTGGACTAGAGTGCGTGGTGTTAATAGGTTGTTCGCGGTGGGCGTGGAAGCGGTGCACATACATAGGCTCGGACGACAGCGCCACGTGGCCGACAGCAACGCCCGACGAGTTCGACCCCATCCCACGTATCTGTCGCATAATCCTCGCCGTCTACGAATCGGACCTCCGAAACCCGCAGTGGGCGCCCTCGGGCGGGTACAGGCTCAACCCGGACTGGGTCATCAAGCGGGTCACCTACGAGCAAACCCAGGGCCAGGCGCCGCCGTACCTGATCTACTGCGACCAAGAGCACCGCCAAATCGTGCTGGCGATTCGCGGCCTAAACTTGGTCAAGGAGAGCGATTACAAGACCCTCTTGGATAATCGGCTGGGGAAGCAAATGTTTGACGGCGGGTACGTACACCATGGGCTTTTGAAGTCGGCGGTGTGGCTGTTGAATGAGGAGTCGGAGACTTTGAAGCGGCTTTGGGTGGAGAATGGGTCGGAGTATGAGATGGTTTTCGCGGGTCACTCGCTCGGGTCAGGTGTGGCGGCGTTGTTGACGGTGATCGTGGTCAACCACCGGGACAGGTTGGGTGGGGTTCCGAGGGAGATGATTCGGTGCTATTCGGTGGCGCCGGCGAGGTGTATGTCTCTCAATTTAGCCGTCAAGTATGCTGATGTCATTTACTCTGTTGTCTTGCAG GATGATTTCTTACCGAGAACACCCACCCCCTTGGAAGATATATTCAAGTCAGTCTTTTG CTTGCCGTGTTTGTTATTTCTGGTTTGCTTGAGGGATACCTTCATAccagaaaataaaaagcttgGGGATCCAAGAAGACTTTACGCACCTGGAAGAATGTATCATATtgtagagagaaaattttgcaG ATGTGGGAGGTTTCCTCCAGAGGTCAGAACGGCAATTCCTGTTGATGGGAGATTTGAACATATTGTCTTGTCATGTAATGCAACATCAGATCATGGAATTGTTTGGATAGAAAGGGAAGCAGAAAAGGCGCTACAA AGAATGAGGGAAAGCAGTTCTGAGACCCTAACAACTCCTCCGAAGGTACAGAAACTCGAGAGGCTGCAGACTATTGAAATAGAACACAAAAATGCACTGGAAAGAGCTGTCAGTTTGAATATACCCCATGCTGTGATCAACCCTGAGGAGGTACCCTCTCATGAGAACGGACCAGAGCCTTCAGAGAGTCATAGTGAGGATGCCTTGGAAACAAAGTCAGTGCCCATCAGTGGAACAAGTAACTGGGATGAAGTGGTTGAAAAGCTTTTCAACAAGGATGAGTCAGGAGAACTACATCTAAAGAGCGAAGCAAAAGCTCTAAAATAA
- the LOC115972965 gene encoding F-box protein At3g56470-like: MDRAMMVRRLKHLGGFEGNRKEFRPWSDLPVDVLNIIAERLDFIEQLYFRLVCKNWRQSQVVPLYKNLPWLMEHSWTYDDKNVNSECRFHLPTDNRSHVTCNKLRREELNDLHGAVICASRFGWLLLQKSTLSFFYNPYSKSIIKLPDLDIGFNRSTFSSVPTSPDCVCFAIQSSKSSSKMWLSTCQPGDRKWSSTVNFVGPKKAVEDVVYSNGTFYCVFSEGALGAFCVADSDWSLLTDVDLIPGEMFTSRAHMVESNGQLWLVCPSGSRCFKVFKFDWSEKTWDRTHALGCQALFLGCTSFSVSAEGETSGFAERIYYHRDTYSFYYSLETKQSYQCTFYPWITKPGPERIWIQPPEI; encoded by the coding sequence ATGGATAGGGCAATGATGGTGAGGAGACTAAAGCACCTAGGTGGTTTTGAGGGAAACAGAAAAGAATTTAGACCGTGGTCTGATCTTCCAGTTGATGTTTTGAATATAATTGCTGAACGACTTGATTTTATTGAACAATTATACTTTCGTCTCGTTTGTAAGAATTGGCGACAATCTCAGGTTGTTCCACTTTATAAGAATCTTCCATGGCTTATGGAACACAGTTGGACTTATGATGACAAAAATGTCAACAGTGAATGTAGGTTTCACCTTCCAACTGACAACCGAAGTCATGTCACTTGCAACAAACTTCGGAGAGAAGAGTTGAATGATTTACATGGTGCAGTCATATGTGCTTCAAGATTTGGTTGGTTGCTTTTACAGAAATCTACGTTGTCATTCTTCTACAATCCTTATAGCAAGAGTATAATCAAACTACCTGATCTTGATATTGGCTTCAATCGAAGTACGTTTTCCTCAGTTCCAACTTCTCCTGATTGTGTTTGCTTTGCAATACAAAGTTCCAAAAGCAGTAGCAAAATGTGGCTAAGCACATGTCAACCAGGTGATCGCAAATGGAGCAGCACAGTCAACTTTGTTGGTCCTAAAAAGGCAGTTGAGGATGTGGTTTACAGTAATGGAACTTTTTACTGTGTTTTTAGTGAAGGAGCTTTAGGGGCCTTTTGTGTTGCAGACAGTGACTGGAGCTTGCTCACAGATGTGGATTTGATTCCTGGGGAAATGTTTACATCAAGGGCTCATATGGTGGAGTCTAATGGTCAGCTCTGGTTAGTGTGTCCTTCTGGTTCTAGGTGCttcaaagttttcaaatttgattggtCAGAAAAGACTTGGGATAGGACGCATGCATTGGGATGTCAAGCATTATTTCTCGGCTGTACCTCATTCTCAGTTTCAGCAGAAGGAGAAACTTCGGGTTTTGCAGAGAGGATTTATTATCACCGTGATACTTACAGTTTCTATTACTCATTGGAGACTAAGCAAAGTTATCAATGTACGTTTTATCCATGGATTACTAAACCTGGGCCTGAAAGAATTTGGATTCAACCTCCTGAGATATAG